A portion of the Saccharomyces paradoxus chromosome XV, complete sequence genome contains these proteins:
- the RRS1 gene encoding ribosome biogenesis protein RRS1 (Essential protein that binds ribosomal protein L11~similar to YOR294W) yields MSAEDYKNLPVTVEKPIPVVYDLGNLAAFDSNVLDKNDLDSSNAKREEKIKSLTRDNVQLLINQLLSLPMKTTTESAGGTSGQSSVMTLLQLPGTTTDLPREKPLPKAKAMTKWEKFAAKKGIKPKERAGKMIYDEASGEWVPKWGYKGANKKLDDQWLVEVDDKVKGTENELIDPRTLNRAERKRLVKKNEKQQKRNMKNAL; encoded by the coding sequence ATGTCAGCAGAAGATTACAAGAACTTACCAGTTACCGTTGAAAAGCCTATTCCCGTGGTATACGATCTAGGTAACCTGGCAGCTTTCGACAGCAATGTCTTGGATAAGAACGATTTGGATTCTTCGAATGCTAAGcgtgaagaaaaaataaagagcCTTACTCGTGATAATGTTCAGCTGCTAATCAATCAATTATTGTCACTACCTATGAAGACAACAACGGAGTCTGCGGGTGGTACTAGCGGTCAAAGTTCTGTAATGACCTTATTACAGCTTCCTGGTACTACCACTGACTTACCAAGAGAAAAACCATTACCAAAGGCTAAAGCTATGACCAAGTGGGAGAAGTTTGCAGCTAAGAAGGGTATCAAACCAAAGGAAAGGGCAGGCAAGATGATTTATGATGAGGCATCCGGTGAATGGGTTCCAAAATGGGGCTACAAAGGCGCAAATAAGAAGTTAGATGATCAATGGCTGGTGGAAGTTGACGATAAGGTAAAAGGAACTGAAAACGAATTGATTGATCCAAGAACTTTGAATAGAGCAGAAAGAAAACGTCTAGTCAAGAAGAAcgaaaaacaacaaaagagaaacaTGAAGAATGCTTTATGA
- the UAF30 gene encoding Uaf30p (Subunit of UAF (upstream activation factor) complex~similar to YOR295W), which translates to MAELNDYGTMIDIVLSDMDLTTVTTKKVRRALKEVYAIDVESQGKAINKLIRKHLDLVIERPRFERSLQDLLRENTTLAMKLSKEMIVNKRSSEEEKKNDDETKGTHIKRKKGAASKSPISTRKVILSKSLAGLLGDNQLTRTEVVRRIWAYIKEHGLQNPNNKKEILCDEKLELILGKSTDMFEMHKTLASHMTDPNKTSDPLPLIQELHKKEKLSISDSEKSDAKGI; encoded by the coding sequence ATGGCTGAATTAAACGATTACGGTACGATGATCGATATCGTTCTCTCGGATATGGATTTGACAACAGTCACAACTAAAAAGGTAAGAAGAGCCTTGAAAGAAGTCTATGCAATTGACGTTGAATCACAGGGGAAAGCCATTAACAAATTGATTAGGAAACACTTGGATCTTGTAATAGAAAGGCCGCGCTTTGAAAGATCTCTTCAGGATCTACTAAGGGAAAATACCACTTTGGCGATGAAACTCTCCAAGGAAATGATCGTAAACAAACGATCATCagaggaagagaaaaaaaatgatgatgaaacCAAAGGTACTCATATtaagaggaaaaaaggCGCTGCTAGTAAGTCACCTATTTCAACACGAAAAGTTATATTATCGAAATCATTGGCGGGTTTACTAGGAGATAATCAATTGACGAGGACCGAAGTAGTACGACGAATCTGGGCATATATTAAAGAGCATGGTCTACAGAATCCTaataacaagaaagaaatactGTGCGACGAAAAATTAGAATTGATACTCGGCAAAAGTACTGATATGTTTGAGATGCACAAAACTTTGGCAAGCCATATGACGGACCCTAATAAAACAAGCGATCCTCTCCCTCTTATCCAAGAACTccataaaaaagaaaagctcaGCATTTCAGATTCTGAGAAATCAGATGCAAAGGGAATCTGA